In Streptantibioticus cattleyicolor NRRL 8057 = DSM 46488, a genomic segment contains:
- a CDS encoding helix-turn-helix transcriptional regulator, producing MSDSADGRSGRWTFLTSHARVLLEIAKDPEVRLRDVAATARITERAAQGIVSDLEAAGYLTRTRVGRRNRYTVNTDSRFRHPNEADRRISGLLALFIDRFDGGTRPAGAQGAAPDGPAAPSPAPRDGS from the coding sequence ATGAGCGATTCCGCAGACGGACGTAGCGGCCGGTGGACCTTTCTGACCAGCCACGCGCGCGTGCTGCTGGAGATCGCCAAGGACCCCGAGGTGCGGCTGCGGGACGTGGCCGCCACCGCCCGGATCACCGAACGCGCCGCCCAGGGCATCGTCTCCGACCTGGAGGCGGCGGGTTATCTGACGCGTACCCGGGTGGGCCGTCGCAACCGGTACACGGTCAACACCGACAGCCGGTTCCGGCACCCCAACGAGGCCGATCGGCGCATCAGCGGACTGCTCGCCCTGTTCATCGACCGCTTCGACGGCGGCACGCGCCCGGCAGGCGCCCAGGGGGCCGCCCCGGACGGGCCCGCCGCCCCGTCCCCGGCGCCCCGCGACGGTTCCTGA
- a CDS encoding alpha/beta hydrolase, translating to MQPTFVFVHGTFSNSFAWSPLQRELALRGHRTLAVDLPGHGFDAAFWAAYQAPQDPAALATAPARVAGVTVADNAAHVVAAVRRVAEHGPVVLVGHSGGGLTIGQVAAAVPELVSRLVYISAWCPVAASVAEYHSSSEYATSKLNETAALLAGDPAALGVIRLNWRTADPVLLATLKEALCPEATDAEFLGYLNTLEPDESLALSADTSRVDPAVLARLPHSYIRLTRDRSIPLVLQDRLIEEADARVPENPFDVHSLDSGHAGFLIRPAEAAALLDRLAPRG from the coding sequence ATGCAACCCACCTTCGTCTTCGTGCACGGCACCTTCAGCAACTCCTTCGCCTGGTCCCCGCTCCAGCGCGAACTGGCCCTGCGCGGACACCGCACCCTCGCCGTCGACCTGCCGGGGCACGGCTTCGATGCCGCCTTCTGGGCCGCCTACCAGGCACCGCAGGACCCGGCCGCGTTGGCCACCGCACCGGCCCGGGTGGCCGGCGTCACCGTCGCCGACAACGCCGCGCACGTCGTGGCGGCGGTGCGCCGGGTGGCCGAGCACGGCCCGGTGGTGCTCGTCGGCCACAGCGGCGGCGGGCTGACCATCGGCCAGGTGGCCGCCGCCGTGCCGGAGCTGGTCTCCCGGCTGGTCTACATCTCCGCCTGGTGCCCGGTGGCCGCCTCCGTGGCCGAATACCACAGCTCGTCCGAGTACGCGACGAGCAAGCTCAACGAGACGGCGGCGCTGCTGGCCGGCGACCCCGCCGCGCTCGGGGTCATCCGCCTCAACTGGCGTACCGCCGACCCGGTGTTGCTGGCCACCCTCAAGGAAGCGCTCTGCCCGGAGGCCACCGACGCGGAGTTCCTCGGCTACCTCAACACCCTGGAGCCCGACGAGTCGCTCGCCCTCAGCGCCGACACCTCCCGCGTCGACCCGGCCGTACTCGCCCGCCTGCCGCACAGCTACATCCGGCTGACCCGGGACCGGTCGATACCGCTCGTCCTCCAGGACCGGCTGATCGAGGAGGCCGACGCGCGCGTCCCGGAGAACCCGTTCGACGTCCACTCCCTGGACAGCGGCCACGCCGGATTCCTGATCCGGCCCGCCGAGGCCGCCGCGCTCCTGGACCGGCTGGCGCCGCGCGGCTGA
- a CDS encoding ABC transporter ATP-binding protein: MDTSTAEGRGTTTVAALDGVCVRRLTTGQVILDDVSWRVGAGEHWALLGANGAGKTTVLRLIGALMHPTTGTVEVLGHRLGRVDVRELRAAIGLVSSAQKVPLDAPARTVVLTGATGTVQPLWGKYDQAVRDRAEALLAELDCKELAERPFGVCSGGQRARVLIARALMADPSLLLLDEPFNALDLPSREDLIDAMHRLATVRPRLATVTVTHHLEELSPAIGHALLLKEGRVQALGPVAQVLTGEALSACFGRPIDVSHHDGRWLARSARR, encoded by the coding sequence ATGGACACGAGCACCGCGGAAGGCCGCGGGACGACGACGGTGGCGGCGCTGGACGGCGTCTGCGTGCGCCGTCTCACCACCGGCCAGGTGATCCTGGACGACGTCAGCTGGCGGGTGGGCGCCGGCGAGCACTGGGCGCTGCTGGGCGCCAACGGGGCGGGCAAGACCACGGTGCTGCGGCTGATCGGGGCGCTGATGCACCCCACCACCGGCACCGTGGAGGTGCTCGGCCACCGGCTCGGCCGGGTGGACGTCCGCGAGCTGCGCGCCGCGATCGGGCTGGTCTCCAGCGCCCAGAAGGTCCCGCTCGACGCCCCCGCCCGCACCGTCGTCCTCACCGGCGCCACCGGCACCGTGCAGCCGCTGTGGGGCAAGTACGACCAGGCGGTACGGGACCGGGCGGAGGCGCTCCTGGCCGAGCTGGACTGCAAGGAACTGGCGGAGCGGCCGTTCGGCGTCTGCTCCGGCGGCCAGCGGGCCCGCGTGCTGATCGCCCGGGCGCTGATGGCCGATCCGTCGCTGTTGCTGCTGGACGAGCCGTTCAACGCCCTCGACCTGCCCTCGCGCGAGGACCTGATCGACGCGATGCACCGGCTGGCGACGGTCCGCCCCCGGCTCGCGACCGTCACCGTCACCCACCACCTCGAAGAGCTCTCCCCCGCCATCGGCCACGCCCTGCTCCTGAAGGAGGGCCGCGTCCAGGCCCTCGGCCCGGTGGCACAGGTCCTCACCGGCGAGGCCCTGTCCGCCTGCTTCGGCCGGCCCATCGACGTCTCCCACCACGACGGCCGCTGGCTCGCCCGCTCCGCCCGAAGGTGA
- a CDS encoding VIT1/CCC1 transporter family protein, with product MDHDTGNAPSPGHDEPHGGALGARLNWLRAAVLGANDGVVSTAGLVVGVAGATTSRAALLTAGLAGLLAGSLSMAVGEYVSVSTQRDSERAALATERRELAAQPGAELAELTRLLQGRGLTPELAAEVARQLTARDALAAHARVELGIDPEDLTNPWQAAAASFAAFTTGALLPLLAIVLPPPASRLAVTVVAVLSALVLCGWVSARLGTAPVRPAVLRNALGGAVAMGVTYSVGTLLGAAGV from the coding sequence GTGGACCACGACACCGGTAACGCCCCCTCCCCGGGACACGACGAGCCGCACGGCGGTGCCCTGGGCGCACGGCTGAACTGGCTGCGGGCCGCCGTCCTCGGCGCCAACGACGGGGTGGTCTCCACCGCCGGCCTCGTCGTCGGCGTGGCCGGGGCCACCACATCCCGGGCCGCGCTGCTGACCGCGGGGCTCGCCGGACTGCTGGCCGGTTCGCTCTCCATGGCGGTGGGCGAGTACGTCTCGGTGAGCACCCAGCGCGACTCGGAACGGGCCGCGCTCGCCACCGAACGCCGCGAACTGGCCGCCCAGCCCGGCGCCGAACTCGCCGAACTGACCCGGCTCCTCCAGGGGCGCGGGCTCACCCCGGAACTCGCCGCCGAGGTCGCCCGGCAACTCACCGCCCGCGACGCGCTCGCCGCCCACGCCCGCGTCGAGCTCGGCATCGACCCGGAGGACCTGACCAACCCCTGGCAAGCCGCCGCGGCCAGCTTCGCCGCCTTCACCACCGGCGCCCTGCTGCCCCTGCTCGCCATCGTCCTGCCGCCGCCCGCCTCCCGCCTCGCCGTCACCGTCGTCGCCGTCCTGTCCGCCCTCGTCCTGTGCGGCTGGGTGAGCGCCCGACTCGGCACCGCCCCGGTCCGCCCCGCCGTCCTCCGCAACGCCCTCGGCGGCGCCGTCGCGATGGGCGTCACCTACTCGGTCGGCACGCTGCTGGGCGCGGCAGGCGTGTGA
- a CDS encoding VOC family protein has translation MSGMPKGCVSGAPCWVSLLARDLEEAAKFYGPLLEWRFEEGPEGGGPYLRAFSGDREIAGIGGVARRWAAPVSWTTYFGTESADAAAAAVRERGGTVAVGPLEFGAGRMALAADPAGAAFGLWEGPQHTHGPDAPVGAPVWIELRTRDAFESALFYGQVFAWDKADPERYEVIYEHDRVVLRVDGHSAAALRGGGYEGSADPRVRPRWHVFFSVADVDATVARARTLGGEVTGEPEDSAYGRVAGLRDPEGGLFSIISQHE, from the coding sequence GTGTCCGGAATGCCGAAGGGGTGCGTCTCCGGTGCCCCGTGCTGGGTCAGTCTGCTGGCCCGTGACCTCGAGGAAGCCGCGAAGTTCTACGGGCCGCTGCTGGAGTGGCGGTTCGAGGAGGGGCCGGAGGGCGGGGGGCCCTATCTGCGTGCCTTCAGCGGTGACCGGGAGATCGCGGGCATCGGCGGGGTGGCGCGGCGCTGGGCGGCGCCGGTGAGCTGGACGACGTACTTCGGTACCGAGAGCGCCGACGCCGCGGCGGCGGCGGTGCGGGAGCGGGGCGGCACGGTGGCGGTGGGGCCGCTGGAGTTCGGCGCCGGGCGGATGGCGCTCGCCGCCGACCCGGCCGGGGCCGCGTTCGGGCTGTGGGAGGGGCCGCAGCACACCCACGGCCCCGACGCGCCGGTGGGCGCCCCGGTCTGGATCGAGCTGCGGACCCGGGACGCCTTCGAGTCCGCCCTCTTCTACGGCCAGGTCTTCGCCTGGGACAAGGCGGATCCCGAGCGGTACGAGGTGATCTACGAGCACGACCGGGTGGTGCTGCGGGTGGACGGCCACAGCGCGGCGGCGCTGCGCGGCGGCGGCTACGAGGGCTCGGCCGACCCCCGGGTGCGGCCGCGCTGGCACGTGTTCTTCTCGGTGGCCGACGTGGACGCCACGGTGGCCCGGGCCCGGACGCTGGGCGGGGAGGTCACCGGCGAGCCGGAGGACTCCGCCTACGGGCGGGTGGCCGGGCTGCGCGACCCCGAAGGCGGGCTCTTCTCCATCATCAGCCAGCACGAGTGA
- a CDS encoding bestrophin-like domain — protein sequence MFPLLTTLGIVIGGALLAAVCVLVKHRFFPPGPDEEPREDVAEYISMMIGVVYALVLGLALVSVWDTRSSAENHVQSEAGALHQVYLLADALPPSAETQVRQTATAYAHQVTGAEWTRMTHREPLGDTGWHLLDRMRDTYEKTGVTGPAQNAGQEALAQMSVLDDARRGRESDAQSSLSPVLWAGLFIGGGLTVGFMFIFGVQRRATHLVMVMGLSGFIVFLVLLIHQLDMPFGGVLGVDAEPFTRYFPTG from the coding sequence GTGTTCCCCCTGCTCACCACGCTCGGCATCGTGATCGGCGGCGCGCTGCTGGCCGCCGTCTGCGTGCTGGTCAAACACCGTTTCTTCCCGCCCGGCCCGGACGAGGAGCCGCGCGAGGACGTGGCCGAGTACATCTCGATGATGATCGGCGTGGTCTACGCCCTGGTGCTCGGGCTCGCCCTGGTCTCGGTGTGGGACACCCGTTCCAGCGCCGAGAACCACGTCCAGTCCGAGGCCGGCGCGCTGCACCAGGTCTACCTGCTGGCCGACGCGCTGCCGCCGTCCGCCGAGACGCAGGTGCGGCAGACCGCCACCGCCTACGCCCACCAGGTCACCGGGGCGGAGTGGACCCGGATGACACACCGCGAACCGCTCGGCGACACCGGCTGGCACCTGCTGGACCGGATGCGCGACACCTACGAGAAGACCGGGGTGACCGGCCCCGCGCAGAACGCCGGCCAGGAGGCGCTGGCCCAGATGTCGGTGCTGGACGACGCCCGCCGGGGACGCGAGTCGGACGCGCAGAGCAGCCTGTCACCGGTGCTGTGGGCCGGGCTCTTCATCGGCGGCGGGCTCACCGTGGGCTTCATGTTCATCTTCGGCGTCCAGCGCCGCGCCACGCACCTGGTGATGGTGATGGGGCTCAGCGGCTTCATCGTCTTCCTGGTGCTCCTGATCCACCAGCTCGACATGCCGTTCGGCGGGGTACTGGGGGTGGACGCGGAGCCCTTCACCCGGTACTTCCCCACCGGGTGA
- a CDS encoding STAS domain-containing protein has product MPSPPIIVRSTVADRAAVISVAGELDMETAPELRLAVSACLQQGPRSLSIDLSRVSFCDCSGLNALLRARRLTAEAGVRLRLLCPRPQLLALLANSDTAHCFTITRPGALPSLGHLVRPAHPPLQRRAG; this is encoded by the coding sequence ATGCCCAGCCCCCCGATCATCGTCCGCTCCACCGTCGCCGACCGCGCCGCCGTGATCTCGGTCGCCGGTGAACTCGACATGGAGACCGCGCCGGAGCTGCGACTCGCCGTCTCCGCCTGCCTCCAGCAGGGCCCGCGGAGCCTGTCCATCGACCTCAGCCGCGTCTCGTTCTGCGACTGCTCCGGGCTCAACGCGCTGCTGCGTGCCCGGCGGCTGACCGCCGAGGCCGGGGTGCGGCTGCGGCTGCTCTGCCCGCGTCCTCAGTTGCTGGCGCTGCTCGCCAACTCCGACACCGCCCACTGCTTCACCATCACCCGGCCCGGCGCGCTGCCCTCGCTCGGCCATCTGGTGCGTCCCGCCCATCCGCCACTGCAACGCCGCGCCGGCTGA
- a CDS encoding crotonase/enoyl-CoA hydratase family protein — MGVRVERRGPVTTVVLDRPERRNAVDGATAAQLADAFRAFDADDEARAAVLWGAGGTFCSGADLTAVGTAHGNRVAPDGDGPMGPTRLRTAKPVIAAIAGYAVAGGLELALWCDLRVAEEDAVLGVFCRRWGVPLIDGGTVRLPRLIGLGRAMDLVLTGRPVDAAEALSIGLVNRVVPPGTSRAAAEQLAAGLARFPQDCLRADRDSLLGQQGLPEEEAMAAELRGGQRVLGQAVEGARRFAEGAGRHGDFEAI; from the coding sequence ATGGGTGTACGTGTGGAACGGCGAGGTCCGGTCACCACGGTCGTGCTGGACCGGCCGGAACGCCGCAACGCCGTGGACGGGGCCACCGCGGCCCAACTCGCCGACGCCTTCCGCGCGTTCGACGCCGACGACGAGGCGAGGGCGGCCGTGCTGTGGGGCGCGGGCGGCACGTTCTGCTCCGGCGCCGACCTGACGGCGGTGGGCACCGCGCACGGCAACCGGGTCGCCCCGGACGGCGACGGGCCGATGGGCCCGACCCGGCTGCGGACGGCCAAGCCGGTGATCGCCGCCATCGCCGGGTACGCGGTGGCCGGCGGTCTGGAGCTGGCGCTCTGGTGTGATCTGCGGGTGGCCGAGGAGGACGCCGTCCTCGGGGTGTTCTGCCGCCGGTGGGGGGTGCCGCTGATCGACGGCGGTACGGTGCGGCTGCCCCGGCTGATCGGACTGGGCCGGGCGATGGACCTGGTGCTGACCGGACGCCCGGTGGACGCGGCCGAGGCGCTCTCCATCGGGCTGGTCAACCGCGTTGTGCCACCCGGGACTTCACGTGCCGCCGCGGAACAGCTCGCGGCCGGTCTGGCCCGCTTCCCCCAGGACTGCCTGCGCGCCGACCGCGATTCCCTCCTGGGCCAGCAGGGCCTGCCGGAGGAGGAGGCGATGGCGGCCGAACTGCGGGGCGGGCAGCGGGTGCTGGGGCAGGCGGTGGAAGGCGCCCGGCGGTTCGCCGAGGGCGCCGGACGACACGGTGACTTCGAGGCGATCTGA
- a CDS encoding LysR family transcriptional regulator, which produces MVAGASGNLPDLLRLRLLLELSRVGTMAEVARRTGYGTSAVSKHLAVLEQEVGVRLLTPAGRRVQLTPAGERLAEHAVGILARVEQAAAELCGESEPVGRVRLASFFTAMEPVVLPALVRLRAEFPRVEAEVSEHEPEQTVELVLAGDSDLGVVYDYSLVPRELPPGLSARPVDEQPLYLAVPAGHPDAGCPAALADLRALADSGWIANSRGTDDDELVQRVCAMAGFVPRIAHRVDSLHLVNSLTGAGLGVALLAESGIERHRTDVAFRRLDPLAGVRRSSVIARRGRWSWPPVAAVARALLAAGTADPPG; this is translated from the coding sequence ATGGTTGCGGGAGCGTCGGGGAATCTGCCCGATCTGTTGCGGTTGCGGCTCCTGCTGGAGCTGAGCCGGGTGGGCACGATGGCGGAGGTGGCGCGGCGTACCGGTTACGGCACCTCGGCGGTCTCCAAGCACCTGGCCGTGCTGGAGCAGGAGGTCGGGGTGCGGTTGTTGACCCCGGCGGGGCGGCGGGTGCAGCTGACGCCGGCGGGTGAGCGGCTGGCCGAGCACGCGGTGGGCATCCTGGCCCGCGTCGAGCAGGCCGCCGCGGAGTTGTGCGGGGAGTCGGAGCCGGTCGGGCGGGTGCGTCTGGCCTCGTTCTTCACCGCGATGGAGCCGGTGGTGCTGCCCGCGCTGGTGCGGTTGCGCGCCGAGTTCCCGAGGGTCGAGGCGGAGGTCTCCGAGCACGAGCCGGAGCAGACCGTCGAGCTGGTGCTGGCCGGCGACAGCGATCTGGGCGTCGTCTACGACTACAGCCTCGTCCCCCGCGAGCTGCCGCCCGGGCTGAGCGCCCGCCCCGTCGACGAGCAGCCGCTCTACCTCGCCGTCCCGGCCGGCCACCCGGATGCCGGGTGCCCCGCCGCCCTGGCCGACCTGCGGGCGCTGGCCGACTCCGGCTGGATCGCCAACTCCCGGGGCACCGACGACGACGAGCTGGTGCAGCGGGTCTGCGCGATGGCCGGCTTCGTCCCCCGGATAGCCCACCGGGTGGACAGCCTCCACCTGGTCAACAGCCTCACCGGGGCCGGTCTGGGGGTGGCGCTGCTGGCCGAGTCGGGGATCGAACGCCACCGTACCGACGTGGCCTTCCGCCGGCTGGACCCGCTGGCGGGGGTGCGCCGCAGCTCGGTGATCGCCCGGCGCGGCCGGTGGAGCTGGCCTCCCGTCGCGGCCGTCGCCCGGGCGCTGCTGGCGGCGGGCACCGCGGATCCGCCGGGGTGA
- a CDS encoding EamA family transporter yields MTATTPCSSTPDQAGPVLVPASSTGRAGPAGERRRLPGPVLLLGSMVTLHIGSALATEMFGVAGPAGTTWLRLSWAALFLLAATGRSLWPVLRAAPRRDLAAAVGLGAVSSGMMLLFAESAARLPLGTATALEFLGPLGVAVASLRRRAELAWLLLAGGGVVLLTSPWAAGGADLAGVLFGLGAGACWALYVIGTQAVGSRFAEPAHGLAVSLTVAAVCTAPFGVPDVAAAGGPRWTVLAAGAGIALLMPLVPFLLEMRALQRVGRTAYGTLAGLEPAISMAAALLIVGQTPAPLQLAGTALVVTAGIGAARGESRRARGAASG; encoded by the coding sequence GTGACCGCGACGACACCCTGCTCCAGCACCCCTGACCAGGCCGGACCCGTCCTCGTGCCGGCTTCCTCGACCGGCCGGGCCGGCCCCGCCGGGGAACGCCGCCGGCTGCCCGGGCCCGTGCTGCTGCTCGGTTCGATGGTCACGCTGCACATCGGCAGCGCGCTGGCCACCGAGATGTTCGGCGTCGCCGGTCCGGCCGGGACCACCTGGCTGCGGCTGAGCTGGGCGGCGCTCTTCCTGCTGGCGGCCACCGGCCGGTCGTTGTGGCCGGTGCTGCGCGCGGCGCCCCGGCGGGACCTGGCCGCCGCCGTCGGGCTGGGCGCGGTCAGCTCCGGGATGATGCTGCTGTTCGCCGAGTCCGCCGCGCGGCTGCCGCTGGGCACCGCGACCGCGCTGGAGTTCCTCGGGCCGCTCGGGGTGGCGGTGGCCTCGCTGCGCCGCCGCGCCGAGCTGGCCTGGCTGCTGCTGGCCGGGGGCGGGGTGGTGCTGCTCACCTCGCCGTGGGCGGCGGGCGGCGCCGACCTCGCCGGGGTCCTCTTCGGGCTCGGCGCGGGCGCGTGCTGGGCGTTGTACGTCATCGGTACGCAGGCCGTGGGCAGCCGGTTCGCCGAGCCGGCGCACGGGCTGGCGGTGTCGTTGACGGTGGCGGCGGTGTGCACGGCGCCGTTCGGTGTGCCGGACGTGGCCGCCGCCGGCGGACCGCGCTGGACGGTGCTGGCGGCCGGCGCCGGCATCGCCCTGCTGATGCCGCTCGTGCCGTTCCTCCTGGAGATGCGGGCGCTGCAACGCGTCGGCCGCACCGCCTACGGCACCCTGGCCGGCCTGGAGCCCGCCATCTCCATGGCCGCCGCCCTCCTCATCGTCGGCCAGACCCCGGCCCCCCTCCAACTCGCCGGCACCGCCCTGGTGGTCACCGCCGGCATAGGCGCCGCCCGAGGCGAGTCCCGCCGAGCCCGTGGTGCGGCGTCCGGCTGA